In Eubalaena glacialis isolate mEubGla1 chromosome 4, mEubGla1.1.hap2.+ XY, whole genome shotgun sequence, one DNA window encodes the following:
- the GJC2 gene encoding gap junction gamma-2 protein, with amino-acid sequence MTNMSWSFLTRLLEEIHNHSTFVGKVWLTVLVVFRIVLTAVGGESIYSDEQTKFTCNTRQPGCDNVCYDAFAPLSHVRFWVFQIVVISTPSVMYLGYAVHRLARASQDERRRASRRRPGRLVPRAPLPLPPPPHPGWPEPADLGEEEPMLGLGEEDEEPGAAEGLGEDDEAEDAGAAKGAGGDPKATGVPGPAGQHDGRRRIQREGLMRVYVAQLVARAAFEVAFLVGQYLLYGFEVRPFFACSRQPCPHVVDCFVSRPTEKTVFLLVMYVVSCLCLVLNLCEMAHLGLGSAQDAVRSRRPLPTTPGPMPRQQPCALPAAPSGLACPPDYSLVVRAAERARTHDQDLANLALQALQDQRSLGDLDSPPGPGLPATARGPPRAGAPASGSGSATSGGTAGGQGRPGAKPRLGSEKGSGSSSREGKTTVWI; translated from the coding sequence ATGACCAACATGAGCTGGAGCTTCCTGACGCGGCTGCTGGAAGAGATCCACAACCACTCCACGTTCGTGGGCAAGGTATGGCTCACGGTGCTGGTGGTCTTCCGCATCGTGCTCACGGCAGTAGGCGGTGAGTCCATCTACTCCGACGAGCAGACCAAGTTCACGTGCAACACGCGGCAGCCGGGCTGCGACAACGTCTGCTACGACGCCTTTGCACCCCTGTCCCACGTGCGCTTCTGGGTTTTCCAGATTGTGGTCATCTCCACGCCCTCCGTAATGTACCTGGGCTATGCCGTGCACCGCCTGGCCCGCGCCTCACAGGACGAGCGCcgccgcgcctctcgccgccgaCCAGGCCGCCTTGTGCCCCGCGCACCCCTGCCGTTGCCCCCACCGCCCCACCCGGGCTGGCCCGAGCCTGCAGACCTGGGCGAAGAGGAGCCCATGCTGGGCCTGGGTGAAGAGGACGAGGAGCCGGGGGCGGCCGAGGGCCTGGGCGAAGATGATGAGGCTGAGGACGCGGGTGCAGCCAAGGGCGCAGGAGGGGACCCAAAGGCGACTGGGGTCCCAGGCCCGGCAGGTCAGCATGACGGGCGGCGGCGCATCCAGCGCGAGGGCCTAATGCGTGTGTACGTCGCCCAGCTGGTGGCGCGGGCCGCCTTCGAGGTGGCCTTCCTGGTGGGCCAGTACCTGCTGTATGGTTTCGAGGTGCGGCCCTTCTTCGCGTGCAGCCGCCAGCCCTGCCCGCACGTGGTCGACTGCTTCGTGTCGCGACCCACTGAGAAGACGGTCTTCCTGCTGGTCATGTACGTGGTCAGCTGCCTCTGCCTGGTGCTCAACCTCTGTGAGATGGCGCACCTGGGCCTGGGCAGCGCGCAAGACGCTGTGCGCAGCCGccgccccctgcccaccacccctgGCCCTATGCCTCGCCAGCAGCCCTGTGCTCTCCCCGCCGCGCCTTCGGGCCTGGCCTGCCCGCCAGACTACAGCCTGGTGGTGCGCGCGGCTGAGCGCGCACGCACCCACGATCAGGACCTGGCCAACCTGGCACTGCAGGCGCTGCAGGACCAGCGGTCGCTTGGGGACCTCGACAGCCCACCAGGCCCTGGCCTTCCAGCAACCGCCCGGGGGCCCCCGAGGGCCGGCGCCCCTGCCTCCGGGTCGGGCAGTGCCACGTCGGGGGGCACTGCCGGGGGCCAGGGCCGGCCAGGGGCCAAACCCAGGTTGGGCTCTGAGAAGGGCAGTGGGAGCAGCAGCAGGGAGGGTAAGACCACCGTGTGGATCTGA